Proteins from a genomic interval of Gadus macrocephalus chromosome 2, ASM3116895v1:
- the odad4 gene encoding outer dynein arm-docking complex subunit 4: MFLTCINLFLTCSLHVSTCFLPVHCHCPPVPNLYIACVLLFLTVPYLWLTCVVLFLTCILLFFVEALILKPEDKNCFVARSRCYLKMGDTDNALSDAETSLKEDKEFFKGLYQKAEALYTMGDLEFALVFYHRGRKLRPELEEFRLGIQKAQEAIENSVGKKLENKEDLSSFCKGEVKKGQPVTATQPQRRHVKQQSQKSAKVERSSKQLLGELYSDKEYLEKLLKDEDLAKVRMRGGECLQDLILHSVGYLDRRIDFWRQQKLIYARERDRKLMQEKWSKGRLHSSPSDPTQYVLKSLEEIDGALTSGNLEWSLKEARHVMRTVQGWPEEDLPNRNEVLANLHSCIGNALMDLGKMDQALTQYQKSLQLAIHSELPDAKSQALDNIGRVYAHTGKFSEAINVWEEKIPLVRDSVEKTWLFYEIGRCYLELKRHTEAREYGCRSLDTAEEIGDDKWLLNASVLVAQADLHLGDFQSSTSHFEEALKRAKMLKDDSAVDAVQKALFLARQNSVK, from the exons ATGTTCCTTACCTGCATCAACCTCTTCCTTACCTGTTCCTTACATGTGTCCACCTGTTTCTTACCTGTACATTGCCATTGTCCACCTGTTCCTAACCTGTACATAGCCTGTGTCCTCCTGTTCTTAACTGTTCCTTATCTGTGGCTAACCTGTGTCGTCCTGTTCCTAACCTGCATTCTCCTGTTCTTTGTTGAGGCATTGATTCTCAAACCAGAGGACAAGAACTGCTTTGTTGCCAGGTCTAGATGTTACTTAAAGATGGGGGATACTGACAACGCACTCTCAGATGCAGAGACCTCCCTCAAAGAGGACAAAGAGTTCTTCAAG GGGCTGTACCAGAAAGCTGAGGCCTTATACACCATGGGGGACCTTGAGTTTGCCTTGGTGTTTTATCACAGAGGCCGCAAACTGCGTCCAGAGCTTGAAGAGTTTAGACTCGGGATCCAGAAAGCACAAGAGGCGATTGAGAACTCTGTGGGCA AAAAACTTGAGAACAAAGAAGACCTCTCATCGTTCTGTAAGGGGGAG GTTAAGAAAGGGCAGCCGGTGACGGCAACCCAGCCTCAGAGGAGACATGTGAAGCAGCAGAGCCAAAAGAGTGCTAAGGTGGAAAGAAGCAGCAAACAGCTGCTTGGAGAGCTCTACAGCGACAAGGAGTATCTGGAAAAACTATTGAAAGACGAAG ACTTGGCAAAGGTGAGGATGCGTGGCGGAGAGTGCCTGCAGGATCTTATCCTCCATAGTGTTGGCTACCTTGACCGCCGCATTGACTTCTGGCGGCAGCAGAAGTTGATCTACGCGCGGGAGCGAGACCGCAAACTCATGCAGGAGAAATGGAGCAAGGGCCGTCTTCACAGCTCACCCTCCGACCCCACCCAGTATGTGCTGAAGAGCCTGGAGGAGATTGACGGAG CGCTGACCTCTGGGAACTTGGAGTGGAGTCTGAAGGAGGCCCGCCACGTAATGAGGACAGTGCAGGGTTGGCCGGAGGAGGATCTGCCCAATAGAAACGAGGTGCTGGCCAACCTGCACTCCTGCATCGGGAACGCCCTGATGGACCTGGGCAAGATGGACCAAGCACTGACTCAGTACCAGAAAAGCCTACAGCTGGCAATACACAG TGAACTGCCTGATGCAAAGTCCCAGGCGCTGGACAACATTGGTCGAGTCTATGCCCATACCGGGAAGTTCAGCGAGGCGATTAATGT GTGGGAAGAGAAAATTCCATTGGTTCGTGACAGCGTGGAGAAGACCTGGTTGTTCTATGAGATCGGACGCTGCTACCTGGAACTGAAGCGTCACACAGAAGCGCGGGAGTATGGCTGTCGATCCCTTGACACAGCAGAGGAGATTGGAGACGACAAATGGCTGCTCAATGCCAGTGTTCTGGTGGCACAGGCAGATT TGCACCTTGGGGACTTCCAGTCCAGCACGTCACACTTTGAGGAGGCCTTGAAGCGAGCTAAAATGCTTAAAGACGACTCTGCCGTTGATGCCGTTCAGAAG GCCCTCTTCTTGGCAAGACAAAATTCTGTGAAATAA